In Aquila chrysaetos chrysaetos chromosome 24, bAquChr1.4, whole genome shotgun sequence, the genomic stretch CCTGGTTAGGGGTCCTGATTTAAAGGGGAGTTTAGATTTGGCTGGGGGTCCTGACCGAGGGGGAGATCCTGAGTCAGACAGGGGTTCTGACACAGGAGCTAAGAGACCCAACGGAATGGGCCTGGACAGAAGTGGTGATTCAACCAGGTCTCTAGACAGCCCGAAAGAAATGAGCATTGTAGCAACTTGTTCTTTCTATGACAATATTCTCCATGTCTGGAAGTGGGAGATGAGCCTGGTGACCCCTTCGGAGACGCCAAGTACTAGATCTCCATCTGAAAGAACAGTTGAAAGTTTGCATTGACCAGTCCCAAGGGAGAGGGGTAGGAAAACTGGACTGAGAGCGACATCTGAGCTTATGCCCTGTCTAATTTCTGTTGggcttttccagttttattgtTGAGCTTCTGAGTCTTTTAAGGCCAATACTTGATGGGATtactggtattttattttcagcgCTGAGGAAAGCCTTTGCTTTGAGGCGTGTGGTCAGGCACAGACACGTTTATTTAGTTTCCCCTTAATGTACTCGTTCAAAGTAGGACAGCCTTCCTCTCAAAGGCTGCTTGTTTGTACCTTATATTTGAATCCCTTCAAGGCTGGTTTGCATATGTACAATTGGTCTGTTAAGCCCGTTCTCCTTCCATCACAAACCAAACTTGTCTGCGCTGCTACATGTAGACAAACACAGTGTGTGGTCAGAGGTTTCCCTGAATGTCTCAGAAAAGCCCATGAGCAGAGGCTTAGCTGTGTGTGTAGCTTGCTGTGTGAGCTGTAAACTAGTAAGTACCCTGAGAAGATGCTCAAAGACAGTGCAGATACTGACAGTGCAATATGCTTATAGTCGTCTTTAGTAGGGAGAAATTCTTTATTAGAAGGAAATCCAGACTGGCTGGTATGACAGACAGCAGTTCAGTGACAGGAAGCTTTGTTCTGAGCAGGGCCTTTCTTGGAAGGATTATTGTGTACCTGCACAGCCTAGTTTTACATCAGACTCATCACCTGGTTGCAATCTCCCTTTATCACTCTCCAAGCTAAGCACAACCTGGTTTAGCATAAATTGTGTAGCAAGCCCCGCTCTGTTTTAGTGCCACACTTAACCACCCCCCATAGCCTCTTGGTATCAGACTCATGTTTTCCGCTCTCCATAGCGAGATGTACATTTAGGTCCAAAGTCAAGATCTTTCAGATTTGTAAAGGTGAATAGCTTTAAGATCAAAACATCCAAAAAGCATAAGCAGTGTTTCCTGACATCTTTTAAGTTCAAAATAAGTAAGTACAGAAACCAAAATCTTAACAACATTGCCCTGACTACCTCCAGGAATGGCTGCAGAATTTCTCATGGTTGCTccattagctttcttttttcactgtgaaatatCAGCAAAAGACCGTTTCTGGAACACTTTCTCTATTATCTTcctagaaacaaaaaaaccagcttaAACTTCTAGCTTGCATGGTTTCTCTTTGAGGGTCCTAAAGAATTAGTTGTctggagggaaagaaacacCAGCAACAGGTATCTATCTATCTGTAACAGTGCTGCATCTAAAACGAGGTACAGCAGGTAAGaattttactgctttgaaaCTCCTTTTTCAAGGGTGAATgtgtattttagaaaacattcttGAGCACTGTTACATGAAGATTAGTATTGTGAACCAgagcttttgttaaaaaaaacaaaccaccctaTTTTTGgatgtttctaaaataaaatcaatataaGTGATTTATCTTTCTTagtcattttgattttaaaaagtccttCCCAGTTAGTCCTTGTGAGGACCTTCTGCCCCATCCTGTGATGGCTCCACCTCTTTGAGGGCATTTGGTTGTGGTGTTGAATGTTCTTTGGGAGTCAGAGTAGACAATCCAGTTCCCTCATGCCTCAGTGAGAACACTGAGGGTGTATCCCTGTAGCAGCCTGGCTTTTGACTGTGACTCTGTCTTAAAAGgctgtaatgctttttttttatttctgtgtgagATTAAGAGGAAACAGCCTGAGGTTAGTGAAGCTGGAGTGCTGTCACAGAACACGACCAGATTGGGGCACTCAATTTATGCATTATGCTAGTCCTTGCTTTGCCCTGAGAAATGAGGAGTCTCTTATTATAATCTGCCTTCACGTAAGGAAGGTGAGGCAGGTGACTTGTTCAAGACCAAGCTGGTATTGGCATCAAAGGGTACAGGAtctcctgctctccagccttGCATTCACCTGTCCTCCACCCCCCTCCAAATGACTGCAAGGAGTTGTACTTTCTGGAAAGTGTGAGGTGGAGCCTAAGAACGGGACACCTCTGAAAGGAAGGGGTGAAGCACCACTTCTGCCCTGACAGCAACAGTgtccagagctgaaggcagaaaACAACTGCTTGCGTATAACCATTATTCTGATGAGCTGAAAAATAAGTGAAGAATGCCGGTCAGGCTTAATTAATTGGAAAAACTGCACCTTCCCTCACCCGCACTACGGATGTGACTCTCACACCCTCGGTGCCAGTGTGCTAACAGGTCCTCTTCCATTTGCGGTTACATGGGGCTGCAACACTAAGGAGCAGAGGCCAGTGCAGCATCCCCTCCCTGCCATCACAGCCCTACCCAGGCctgaaaatatgtcttttttaaCAACACCTTAAGGATTTATCTGTCAGTCTTCATTACAGACTGGATGctcacagaaaacacagtaaacATGCTTCCTTTCTCCAAAAGTGAACATTTTTGTTGCAATTTAATTCTCTAATTCTTAAGCTTTGCAGTTCTTTGTATTTAGAAAACCTCACAGAAACCCTCCCCGAGTGCCCCTTGGAAGGGCTACGCTCTGCAGACACGACTGTCACacagaagaattattttctcaaaaacCATGGCATTTGTGtgtcagagaaaacattttatttccaacGACTTACAACATTTGGAATTTAGCAGTTTCTACTTTAAACAGTTGCACGGGACCGTCTACGGAAGTGTCACTTGTATCCATTTAATTTGATGAACAGCAAGACACTGCTCTTCTAGGAATATGTGTCCAAAAATAATCCAATTTAAACAGTTACCTTGTCACTTCAAGCAGCTGCACTAAGGAACAGATGTTAAATGTACCTATTAACTGTATCTTGACTTACTCTGAAAGAAAGAGTAGCTTCAAGGCTTGGGGAAGTCTGGAAAAATTGCGGCATTCAACATAAGCTACAGTTCTCGGAGAGTTCAGGGTGCGGACTTGGTTTTGCCTGTTGGGGGGTCTCACTCCCAGTTTAGCGGAACACTTCACTGGGGTTGGGGGTAAATCTGTCGGCGTGTTCCCTCtttgcctgcagctgcaggtccACGCGCTTGGCGGCAGTTCTCTGATGAGGGGATGCTGTTCGGCTTGCAGTGGCCTGCTCTCTGCAGCCGGGAGACTCCAGAGTCTCCCAAGGAGGTAAGACATGCCCTCCTTTGTTCCCAGACAACAGGAACTCCTTCCCAGAAGGAAGGAATGATGTTTTAGCGACCCGGAGAAAAACTGCCTCCTGATAATTAGCAGCACCTGGTCAATCAGTTCTTCTCGAGAGCAGGGCGCCTGCATGCTTATACCACACGGCTACACACGCGGTGCAAGATACAAGTAACGCTTTCCTTAGTCACAAGTGAGCAATTAACCGCCAATTTCCCTACGGCAATTTAAATCAAACATTGCAGAAAGACGTAAGTGGAAGGATTTGCTTTTCATTGCCAGTGACAGAAACCATCCCGCGTTTGCTGGCGCGGGCCACATCTCACACAGTGGCGATGCGCGGCCCCAGGAGCCCTGCTGTTTGCTCCCTACCGCACGTAGTTCTTGGGGAAGAGCTGGAAGAGCTTGCCCTCCTGCGTCGGCTCGAAGCCGTACTTCTCCAGGTTGTTGGGGTCAAAAGTGCCCTCCTTCACGTCCTTCTCGATGCGGGGAGCCACCACCTCGGTGAAGAGCTGCTTGGCCGTCATAGGCGGCTCGGAGCCCTCAGGGGCACGGTACGAGACGTAGGGCTTGAGCTTGAAGCCCTCCAGGTCGGGGACGACGAACTCGGGCACCATCTCCTTGACGAGGATGAACTTCTTGCTGGAGGTGAGCACGCCCAGCTTCTTGGCCCCTCGGCCCCTGTTGTAGCTCCGGGGGCCGCGCTTGCTGGTGAACGGGGACATGCGGTCGGCGCCCCGCACCAGCCCGCGGGCCAGCTCGGTCAGCAGCCCCATGCCGGGAACCCGCGGCCTCCTGAAGGCTCGGCGAAGCCGGGACTGCGCCGGCGGCCACCCCGCCGAGCTCCGCCGCGCGCCCGCCTCCCCACACACCAACACCGCCCGCTCCCATTGGCCGAAAGGCACCGGCCAATCCCTATCGTAACCTGCGAAGGACGCGGGCCATTCGGCGCGGGGGTGGGGACTTGCCCGCCAATCAGCAGCGAGGAGCCCATAGCGTGGGCGGGGTTTGCCGTTCGCCTCTGGGCGGGCGGCGGCGTATTCCCTTCGTGACCTTCGTCCCCGCCCTGCGGGGTTGACCTTTGACCCCGGCCTGGGCGGCTCCga encodes the following:
- the MRPL41 gene encoding 39S ribosomal protein L41, mitochondrial, whose product is MGLLTELARGLVRGADRMSPFTSKRGPRSYNRGRGAKKLGVLTSSKKFILVKEMVPEFVVPDLEGFKLKPYVSYRAPEGSEPPMTAKQLFTEVVAPRIEKDVKEGTFDPNNLEKYGFEPTQEGKLFQLFPKNYVR